Part of the Salinigranum rubrum genome is shown below.
ACGAGGTTCTGTCGCGTGGGTTCGAAGCCGTACGTCGCCTCGTCCCCTCGGTGAAGCTTCTCGAAGAACTCCTCCATCTGCTTTTTGTCCTTGACGACCTCCTGGTCCGCGAGGACGTCCTGGCCGGCGTCGACGAGGTCGTACAGCCCGGACTCGTCGGTGTAGGCGACGTCGAACTTTCCGAGGACCTTCTCTTGAATCTCGTGGTGGAGGTAGTCGCCGTCGAGGAACTCGTCCTTCGTGGGCGAGGGCCCTCCCACCAGCACGCCGTCGAGGTCGTGACGCTTCGGGACGAACAGGTCGTTCGCCATCTCCGCGACCTCCTGATAGAAGTTGTCGATGGCCTCTAAGCGCAGGCGGGCGAACCGCTGTGCGGACTGGCCACCCTTCCGCTGCTTGCCGGGGACGAGCGACGAGGCGGACTTGACGGGTTCGACTCGCTTGCCCTTGAGCCAGCCGACGTTCGCCTCCCGTCGGTCGAGGACGACCAGTCCGAAGAGCCCCTTGTCCATCAGCATCTCCTCTAGGGGCTCGGTGAGGAACGACGAGTCGCAGTGGTAGCGGAACGACTGGACGGGGTCCGGCGGGTTCTCCAGCACCTTGGTGACCATGTCGGTCTGGCCGCCGCCGGAGTCGATAGCGCCCGAGAAGAGCACCATCCCGTTGTCCGGCGGGTTCTTGTAGTAGCGGAGGCGGTCCTTGATGCTCGTCAGCGCGTCCTGCACCGCCGTCCGGGTCTGTTTGGACTTGATGTTGCTCGCTTCGGAGTGCTCCTGGGTGACGTGGGCGACGATGTCCGAGATCTGCTTGTCCGGCGGCACGTAGATGGAGACGAGCTGTGTCCCTGACCCCTCGTACTCCTTGAGGTCCTCGATGACCTTCCGGAACTCGTACTTCCGGCGGTCGTCGCTTACCTCTTCGGCGTCAGTACTCATTGTGCTTCCTAGCCCGGCCAGTGGCTAAGTAACCTTTGACTGTGTGGCTCGACGGCGCCCAGCTACGTACCACCGGTCCGTTCGGCCCGCGCCGCGTCAACCTTTATATAGCCACCACGGTTCGTTTCGGACAGTATGGGACGGGTCTACGCCATCGCGAGCGCGAAAGGCGGGGTCGGCAAGACGACCACGACGGCGGCGCTGGGGGCGACGCTCGCCGCCGCCGGGCACCGGGTCGCTGTCGTCGACGCCGACATCGGCATGCCGAACCTCGGCCGGATGCTCGGCGTCTCCCCCGACGGACCGACCCTCCACGACGTGCTCGCGGGCGAGGCCGACCCGCTCGACGCCGTCTACGAGGGCCCCGACGGCCTGACCGTCGTCCCCGGCGCCCCGGCCCTCGACGCGTACGCGAAGGCCGACCCCCGCGGCCTCGAACGGGTCTTCGAAGCGCTCGCCGACTACGACGTCGTCCTCGTCGACACCGGCGCGGGACTGAGCCACGACACCCTCTTCCCGCTCGGCCTCGCCGACGCCGTCCTCTTGGTGTCGACGCCCTCGACCGACGCCCTCGGCGACACGGAGAAGACGAACCAACTCGCCGCCCGCGTCGGCGTCCCCGTCGCGGGGCTGGTCCTGACGCGCGTCGACACGACGCGCGTCGACGTCGAGGCAGTCGCGGCAGCGGTCGACGCCGACCTTCTGGAGGTCGTCCCCGAGGACCCCTCAATCGGGACCGGGGCGGACGAGGACTCCCCGGTAACCCCCGACCCGGACGGCCCGGCGGCCGCCGCCTACCGGACGCTGGCCGACGCCGTCACCGCCGACGCGATGGACGACGCGTTCGACGAGGCGGCCGTCGCCGTCGAGACCCAGGAGGGGGTCGAGGACGCGGACGGGGAGACCGAAGCCGACGACGCCGAGAGTCGGGCCGCGGGAGACGACGCGGACGGCGTCGACGCCGACAGCGCGGACGAGGCTGAGAGCGACGGGACCGAGGACACGGTCGCCGCCGAGGAGGTGGACGCGACCGCCGCCGCCGAGGGTACGGACGACGAGGGCGGTCGCGACTCCCTCGACGTGGACGACATCGACGTCTCCTCGCTCATCGAGGACAGTTCCACCGACGTGGACGACATCGACGTCTCCTCGCTGTTCGAGGACGACGAGAACCGCGACGCCCCCGACGACGCTGGTCCCGGGGAGGCTGAGGATCTCTCCGCGCTCCTCGAAGAAGCCGTCAGCGAGGCGGCCACCGACACCGAGGCCGACCTCGGGAACGACGGTGACGACACGGCCGATTCCGACGGCACTGCGTCACCGTCCGGTCCCGTGGAGTCGGACGAGGACGCGGGATCGGAGGGGGATGGAGAGTCGGACGAGGACGTCGGGGCTGAGAGCCGGGGTGGTGGCGGTATCGCGTCGGCGCTCGCGGACGCGGAGGCGGGCGCTGGGGCACCGGAAACGAGGGACAGATCCGACACGCCTGACGCGACCGACGCGACCGACGCGACCGACGCGGTCGAGGCCGACGACGAGAGCGACCCCACGGCCGACGAGGACCGTTCGGTGGCCGACGTGGTCGTCGAAGCCGAACCCGACGCGGACACCGACGTGACGTTCGACACGACACCGGCGGACGACGACGGCGTCACCATCGACTCGGACGAGTCGCCCGACATCCCGGACGCCGAGGCACGGGAGGACGCCGCGGACGAACACGAGACTGCGGACGACGCTGCCGATACGGACGGGGACGACTCGGACCGAGAGAGTGCCGCTGCCGACGCGGCGGATACTACCGATGCCGCTGACGACGCCGACGCTGTCGACGACGCCGATACTGGTGACGAGGAGTCGTCCGACGAGAAGAAGGGGTTGTTCCGGCGCTTCTTCGGCTGACGGTCGGCGGCGGAGAGACGGATAACGAGAGCTTCTTTTAGCTCGCTCCGAAGATGGTTCGTATGGCTGAATCAGACTCCGTTCCGTTCTGGTGGCTCGTGCTGTTCCTGCTCCTCGCGCTCGGGCTGGGGGCGGCGACGGTCCTCGGCGTCGGCGGGTCGCTCATCGCCGGCGTCCTCGCACCGGTTCCCGTCGCGGCCTGACGGCCGACCACGCTTTCCTCCGGTTCACTCGCCCTTCCCGAGCCGTCCGTTTCGCCGCCCCCGAAGTCCGACGTGCTGTCGTTCGGCGTCTCGTGTCTCACATCGACGTCGGTGCCTCGACGCCGAGGACGTCGAGGGCGTTCGCGACGGTGTGTCGCGACGCGCGGACGAGCGCGAGGCGGGCCGCCCGCACCTCCTCGTCCTCCGCGGCGAGCACGGGACACTCGCGGTAGAAGGCGTTGAACGTCTCGGCGAACTCCCGCGCGTAGGTCGCGACGACGTGCGGTTCGAGGGCCTCTGCGGCCTCTTCGACCTGCGCCGGGAAGCGCGCGATGACCCGCAGGAGGTCACGCTCTTCGTCTGCTGTCAGGGCCGACCCGTCGACCGTTTCGCTCAGTTCGGCGTCGTCGAGGATGCCACAGCAGCGCGCGTGGACGTACTGGATGTACGGGGCGGACTGGGCCTCGAAGTCGAGCGCGCGCTCCCACTCGAACGTGATGCTCTTCGTCGGCTGTTTCGAGACGATGTCGTACCGGACGGCGCCGATACCGACCTGGTGGGCGATGCGGTCGATGTCCTCCTCGGAGAGGTCGTCGTCGCGGCTCCGGGTGTCGAGTCTCGATTCGACCTCGTTGCGCGCCCGGGCGATGGCCTCGTCGAGCAGGTCGTCGAGGTCGACGCCGGTCCCCTCCCGCGTGGACATCCCGCCCTCGGGGAGGTTCACCCACGAGTAGAATGTCGATTCGAGCTTCGAAGTGTCGTTGCCGAGGACGTCCAGCGCGGCTTTCAGTTGCTGAGCCTGGAGTTTGTGGTCCTCCCCAGCACGGTCACGGCGCGGTCGAAGTTGTCGAACTTCCACTCGTGGTGGGCGAGGTCACGCGTCGTGTAGAGCGTCGTTCCGTCGGACCGAAGGAAGACGAGGTGCTTCTCGATGCCGTACGCCGAAAGATCCAGTTGCCAGGCGTCCTCCTCGTAGACGGCCTCCCCGCTCTCTTTCAGGCGCGCGACGACGTCGTCGGCGCTCCCGTCGCGGATGAACTCCGTCTCCTTGACGAAGGCGTCGAACTCCGCGGGCAGGCGTTCGAGCGACTGGCGCATCCCCGACAACACCTGGTCGACGACCCGGCCGACTCGCTCGAACGTCTCCTCGTCACCGGCTTCGAGCCCCTGCATGATGGCCTCGATTTCGGCCTCCGCCGCCTCGACCCGGTCCGCGTCCGCCTCGTCGAGCCACTGGTTCCCCTTCCGGTAGTAGCGGACGAGGTCGTAGTCCGGGCGGTCACGTTCGGGGTCGGGGAGTTCGGACTCGTCGAACGTCTCGTACGCCCAGGTGAACACCGCCACCTGCCGCCCGGCGTCGTTCACGTAGTAGTGTCGCTCGACGTCGTAGCCCGCGTAGTCGAGACAGCGGGCGATGGCGTCGCCCAGGATCGGATTGCGAGCGCGCCCGACGTGGACGGGACCGGTCGGGTTCGCCGAGGTGTGCTCGACGACGACGCTCGTCTCCCGGTCTTCGAGACGGCCGTACTCCTCCTCCTGGGCGGCGTCGAGCGTCGCCTCGTCGTACGCGGGGGCCACGTGGAAGTTGACGTACGGTCCCTGCGTGTCGACGCGGTCGACGTACTCGCTCTCTCGCGGGTCGATGGCCTCGGCGATGTCCGCCGCGACCTTCGGCGGCGGGGCGCCGACCTCGCCGGCGAGGCGGAACGCGACGCTCGATGCGAGCGTCGCGGGGACGTCTTCGGGCGGTTCCTCGACGCCGAGGTCGCCCGTCGGCAGGTCGAGCGACTCGAGGGCGCGTGAGAGAGCGGCTTCGACCTCCGCTCGGAAGGCTCTGAACATGCGCGCTCCTTCCGCCTCGTCCGGTATTAGGGTACCGAGTTTCGGTCGCGTGCCGTCCGGGACGTGCTCGTATCCCGCTGTTACGGGTGGCTCTCCCTCCCCGACTCGGCCACGGCGTCGGCCCACGCGTCGACCGACACGTTTAGTCCCGGTGGGTCCATACACCGAATCCCCTCCCTCCGACCCGGACCCACGGCGTCACGATTCTGTTACGCGTCTCATATCCGGTATGCTTATCCCCGACGACTTCATAGCCTGGGCCATGTCAGAATCGGCACAGACGCCGGCCGTCGGTCACGACGAACTCGCCGCCCTCCGGCGGGTCGCGCTCGACGGTGGGCTGGCCGGCCCCGTCAAGATCTCCTGTTCGGGGCTGGCCGCCGGGTTGGAGACGTCGGGCCAGACCGCCTCGCGCCGCCTCCAGCGGTTGGAGGAGGCGGGCTACCTCGACCGCGACGTCGTGAGCGACGGCCAGTGGGTGTCGGTCACCGAGGCCGGCGAGGCGGCGCTCCGAGCGGAGTACGCGAAGTACCGCGAACTGTTCGAGTCGCCCGGGGCCGTCACGCTCGAAGGCAACGTCACCGGCGGGATGGGCGAGGGGAAACACTACATCTCGCTGTCGGGCTACATGGAGCAGTTCCGCGAGCGCCTCGGCTACGAACCCTATCCGGGAACGCTCAACATCGACCTCGCGGCGGATAGCGTGCGAGTCCGCGCGGGTATCCGTTCGCTCGACGCCGTCCCCATCGACGCGTGGGAGGACGACGAGCGGACGTTCGGCTCCGCGACCTGTTACGCCGCCCGCCTGACCGGCGACGAGGAGACGTACGAGGGCGCACACATCATCGTCCCCGACCGCACCCACCACGACGAGACGCAGTTGGAGGTCATCGCCCCCGACCGACTCCGCGACGCCCTCGGCCTCGACGACGGGGAGCGCGTCGTCGTCACCGTGGAGGACGTCTGAGATGCCGACGACGCCCGACACCGACGTGAGCATCGACGCCGACCTCGGTCCCGTGGAGGACGCCGTCGCCCGCGCCGTGGCGGCGTTCCGCCGCGGCGACCCGGTGCTCGTCCACGACGCCGCCG
Proteins encoded:
- the prf1 gene encoding peptide chain release factor aRF-1; this encodes MSTDAEEVSDDRRKYEFRKVIEDLKEYEGSGTQLVSIYVPPDKQISDIVAHVTQEHSEASNIKSKQTRTAVQDALTSIKDRLRYYKNPPDNGMVLFSGAIDSGGGQTDMVTKVLENPPDPVQSFRYHCDSSFLTEPLEEMLMDKGLFGLVVLDRREANVGWLKGKRVEPVKSASSLVPGKQRKGGQSAQRFARLRLEAIDNFYQEVAEMANDLFVPKRHDLDGVLVGGPSPTKDEFLDGDYLHHEIQEKVLGKFDVAYTDESGLYDLVDAGQDVLADQEVVKDKKQMEEFFEKLHRGDEATYGFEPTRQNLVMGSVDRLLLSEDLRSDVVVYDCGDTEEYELVDRRHSTPTHTCEDGTEAEAKERTDAIEYLMELAEQRGTETKFISTDFEKGEQLHDAFGGIAGILRYSTGV
- a CDS encoding P-loop NTPase; the protein is MGRVYAIASAKGGVGKTTTTAALGATLAAAGHRVAVVDADIGMPNLGRMLGVSPDGPTLHDVLAGEADPLDAVYEGPDGLTVVPGAPALDAYAKADPRGLERVFEALADYDVVLVDTGAGLSHDTLFPLGLADAVLLVSTPSTDALGDTEKTNQLAARVGVPVAGLVLTRVDTTRVDVEAVAAAVDADLLEVVPEDPSIGTGADEDSPVTPDPDGPAAAAYRTLADAVTADAMDDAFDEAAVAVETQEGVEDADGETEADDAESRAAGDDADGVDADSADEAESDGTEDTVAAEEVDATAAAEGTDDEGGRDSLDVDDIDVSSLIEDSSTDVDDIDVSSLFEDDENRDAPDDAGPGEAEDLSALLEEAVSEAATDTEADLGNDGDDTADSDGTASPSGPVESDEDAGSEGDGESDEDVGAESRGGGGIASALADAEAGAGAPETRDRSDTPDATDATDATDAVEADDESDPTADEDRSVADVVVEAEPDADTDVTFDTTPADDDGVTIDSDESPDIPDAEAREDAADEHETADDAADTDGDDSDRESAAADAADTTDAADDADAVDDADTGDEESSDEKKGLFRRFFG
- a CDS encoding DUF120 domain-containing protein, whose amino-acid sequence is MSESAQTPAVGHDELAALRRVALDGGLAGPVKISCSGLAAGLETSGQTASRRLQRLEEAGYLDRDVVSDGQWVSVTEAGEAALRAEYAKYRELFESPGAVTLEGNVTGGMGEGKHYISLSGYMEQFRERLGYEPYPGTLNIDLAADSVRVRAGIRSLDAVPIDAWEDDERTFGSATCYAARLTGDEETYEGAHIIVPDRTHHDETQLEVIAPDRLRDALGLDDGERVVVTVEDV